The genomic region ATGAAGTAGGGGAACTCCCTTTAACCACACAGGTTCGTTTGCTAAGGGTTCTTGAAAATGGGGAATTCTTAAAAGTTGGTTCTTCCAAAGTACAAAAAACCGATGTACGTATTGTAGCGGCCACCAACATTAATATGTTTGAAGCCATTAAAAAGGAGAAATTCCGGGAAGACCTTTATTACCGATTGAGCACAGTGGAGATTCACCTTCCGCCGTTACGGGAACGAAAAGAGGACATCCATTTATTATTCAGAAAATTTGCGGCAGACTTCGCTCAGAAATACAAAATGCCAACCATTCGTCTGGAGGACAACGCTGTGGAGCTTTTAAATAAATACCGATGGGCGGGAAATGTGCGTCAACTTAGAAATATTGCTGAACAAATTTCGGTATTGGAACAAAACAGGACCATTTCCTATGAAACCTTAAAAGGTTATCTGCCAGATTCTGGAAGCAATTTGCCTGCAGTTATAAAAAACCAAAAATCTGAAAGCGACTTTAGCAGCGAACGCGAAATTCTCTACAAGATTTTGTTTGATATGAAAAGTGACCTCAACGACCTTAAAAAACTTACCATGGAGCTTATGAAAGACGGCTCTAATGGGGAGAAAGTACAGCAGGAAAATAAAGGCCTTATCAATAAGATATATGGTGACGAAGACAATGAAATTGATTT from Galbibacter sp. BG1 harbors:
- a CDS encoding sigma-54 interaction domain-containing protein — translated: MESVQAIKQRFGIIGNDVKLNRAIEKAIQVAPTDISVLITGESGVGKEVLPKIIHSLSHRKHGKFIAVNCGAIPEGTIDSELFGHEKGAFTGATQTRSGYFEEADGGTIFLDEVGELPLTTQVRLLRVLENGEFLKVGSSKVQKTDVRIVAATNINMFEAIKKEKFREDLYYRLSTVEIHLPPLRERKEDIHLLFRKFAADFAQKYKMPTIRLEDNAVELLNKYRWAGNVRQLRNIAEQISVLEQNRTISYETLKGYLPDSGSNLPAVIKNQKSESDFSSEREILYKILFDMKSDLNDLKKLTMELMKDGSNGEKVQQENKGLINKIYGDEDNEIDFEHADEDDAMEILQIEHQKSLPNATTPEDKYHFAEEIEEEETLSLQDKELELIKKALERNRGKRKAAATELGISERTLYRKIKQYDL